AGTTCCGGCTGGAAGCGCGTTTTGGGTTCAACCAGAGCACGCTCAAGCTGTGGATCAGCGACCAGGTCAAATCCACGCTGCTCGGCCTCCTGATCGGGTTTCCGCTCGCGTGGGCATTGCTGGCCCTTGTCGGCAAGATGGGACCGTTCTGGTGGGTCTGGGGCTTCGGGCTGCTGTTCGGCTTCCAGCTGCTGATGCTCGTGCTTTATCCGAAGCTCATTTTGCCACTCTTCAACAAACTCACGCCGCTCCCCGAGGGTGATGCCCGCACCCGCCTGCTGGCGCTGTCGGATCGCACCGGTTTCCGCGCCAAGACGATCGAGGTGATGGACGGTTCGAAGCGCTCGGCCCATTCCAACGCCTTCTTCACGGGTTTCGGTCGTTTTCGGCGCATCGTGCTTTTCGACACGCTGATGAACCAGCTCTCCCAGACCGAACTCGAGGCGGTGTTGGCGCACGAGATCGGGCATTACCGCCGCGGCCATATTCCGCAGCGGCTCGTGACGATGGCGTTGCTGCAACTCGGGGCCTTTGCGGTCATCGCGTGGCTGAGCCAGGCGCCGTGGTTCAACACCGCTCTCGGCCTGCCAGCCGGCGCGACGGCGGCGACATTCCTGCTTTTCGGCCTGCTGGGCGGACTGGCGACCTTCTGGTTCTCGCCCATCGGCAACTGGGTGTCGCGCAAGCACGAATACGAGGCCGACGCCTTTGCTCGCGATGCCATGGGCGGGGCCGCCCCGCTCTCGGGGGCGCTGCGCAAGCTCTCGCAGAGGAATCTTTCCAACCTCACGCCGCACCCGCTCTACAGCGCCGTCTATTACTCGCACCCCACGCTCGTGGAACGCGAGCGGGCCCTCGGCACCTGATCTTATGAATACGCTCCGCCTCCCGGTCCTGTTTCTCCTCCTCTGCGCCGTCGCGCAGGCGGCCCTCAAGGTCGCCACCTACAACGTCGAAAACTACACGCTTGCGAACCGCATGGTGGACGGCGTCTACCGTGAGTCCTATCCGAAACCCGAGAATGAGCGCGTCGCGCTCACCCAGGTGATCGGCGCCATCGCCCCCGACGTGCTCGCCGTGCAGGAGATGGGAACCAAGTCCTACCTGGACGAATTTCAGCGGGAGTTGAAAGCGGCCGGACAGGATTACCCGCACACCGTTGTGCTCGACGGTCCTGACGCTAACCGCCATGTGGCGGTGTTGTCGAAGGTGCCCTTCAAGGAGGTAAAGCCCCACGCGGACGTGCCCTTCACCTATTTCGACCAGCCGGCCAAGGTCCGGCGGGGCGCGCTGGAGGTGATCATTGCCACCGACCAGGGCGACGTTTCGATTTTCGTGGTCCACCTGAAGAGCAAATACACCGAGCGGAAGGACGATCCGGAATCCCTCCTCCAACGGTCGCTGGAGGCCGAGGCTGTGCGCGATCTGGTGCTGACCCGTTTCCCCGATCCGGCCCAGGCGAAGTTCCTCGTGGTCGGCGATTGGAACGACACCCGCAGCACCCGCCCGGTGCGCGCGCTGCAGAAACGCGGCGACCTGGTCGTGGGCGAGCTGGTGCGCGCCGCCGATTCGCGCGGACATCTCTGGACGCATTTCTTCAGGCGCGAGGACCAATACAGCCGCATCGACTACCTGATGGTTTCCCCCGGTTTGAAATCACATGTTGTCGGCAACCGCGCCACCATCCACGACGGCCCCGGCACCGTGGATGCGAGCGATCACCGCCCGGTCTGGCTCACCCTCGACGTTCAGCCCAAGGCGGGCCGCTGATTCCCGGAGCCAGCCCAGCCGCCAACCATGATCCCCTTCGAGCATATCGTCCTGGTGGATTTTGAAAACGTGCCGGACGTGGATTTTGCCGGCATAGAGGGCAAGCCCGTGCGGGTGGTGCTGCTGATCGGCACACGGCAGCAGCGTCTCGACTTGGCGCTGGTGCGGCAGATTCACCGCTTGAACGGGCAGATCGAGCTCGTCGAGGTGGGCGTGGCCGGGCGGAGTGCCTTCGACCTGGCCCTGGCCTACCAGCTCGGTCTGGCTGTGAAGGAGCACCCCCAGGCGCAGTTCCACATCGTTTCCCAGGCCGAGGATTTCGAGCCACTGCTCCGTCATCTGGCTTCGCGCGGCATGGACGTCACGCGGCATGTCGTTTTCCCCTCGCTCTATCTGCCGATTCCCGTGCGGCGCGATGCGCCGGTCGTGCGGTTGGAAAAACTGATCGAGCAGATCCGGCAGGGAACCGTGCGGCCGCGGAAGCGTTCGACGCTGGAGCATGTCATCGCAACCTTCGACGGCAACGATCTCACCAAGGAGCAGGTGAAGGTGGTGCTGGAGCAGCTGATCCGCCAACGCGTGCTGCTGATCGATGATCGGGACAAGGTGGGTTATCCGTAAGTTCTGCTCATCGCGTCCTCCACGGGCGCTTCAGACGTGTTGGCGGGTGCGATGCAGGATTGAGTGGTTGAAGAGGCCAGATAGGCTGACGGTCTCTGGTTACGGCGCGGCCGCGCAAGGTGCCGGCGGATGATAGCCCGCGGGGTTCGATCCCCCTCCGCGCCGCCAATTTAATTCAAAAAGAACCCAGCCTTGTTAATTTAAGCGCTTTCGCTATCTCACTGGGGTGAGCACTTTGCGAGAGCTGAAAATGCCCGGCTTAAATCAGGGTTCTGACCGACCATTAAAAATCGGGGGATAAGCGGCGAGTCGGGACTTGGACGATTTAAGTAATGTAAATTGCAGACGTGTCCATGGGGTCAGAGAGACAAACCTTTAATCCAGATATTTAAGCAGTATGCCTGATGCCTCGGGCGAGATATCTAGGCTGAAAGACCTTTGCGCTCAGATACGGTCGCGAAGTCTGCCGGGCGCCTCGCGCCCTCGCAGTCTGCCCGTGTTGAATGTAGTCCTGAAGGCCCTTATTTCATCTGCATAAAAGCCAAGAAACGACACCGCGTCGCTTGCGCATCTCCTCGAATGGAGAGATCAATTAAGTCTCCATTGGAAAACAGTGCTGCCGGGCGGGGAATGGCACGGGCGTGTGAAATAGGGGAAATCTAAAGAGATTGTGTCTTGAGGGCGTGTTGCCCAAAGGGGCGTTCAATTGAGTTGAGGTGTGCAGCGCAATCGGCTGGCTCTATCC
This DNA window, taken from Oleiharenicola lentus, encodes the following:
- a CDS encoding M48 family metallopeptidase codes for the protein MHWLPLTVIGLIVARLLAQLGLEALNRAEVRRNAGAVPPALGEVMDATTYAKSTDYTLAKSRFGSIELIFDAVLLGVVLFSGLLPWLWAKFDAMAPGAAWSGSLFLVATMILLGLPGLPLAWWAQFRLEARFGFNQSTLKLWISDQVKSTLLGLLIGFPLAWALLALVGKMGPFWWVWGFGLLFGFQLLMLVLYPKLILPLFNKLTPLPEGDARTRLLALSDRTGFRAKTIEVMDGSKRSAHSNAFFTGFGRFRRIVLFDTLMNQLSQTELEAVLAHEIGHYRRGHIPQRLVTMALLQLGAFAVIAWLSQAPWFNTALGLPAGATAATFLLFGLLGGLATFWFSPIGNWVSRKHEYEADAFARDAMGGAAPLSGALRKLSQRNLSNLTPHPLYSAVYYSHPTLVERERALGT
- a CDS encoding endonuclease/exonuclease/phosphatase family protein translates to MNTLRLPVLFLLLCAVAQAALKVATYNVENYTLANRMVDGVYRESYPKPENERVALTQVIGAIAPDVLAVQEMGTKSYLDEFQRELKAAGQDYPHTVVLDGPDANRHVAVLSKVPFKEVKPHADVPFTYFDQPAKVRRGALEVIIATDQGDVSIFVVHLKSKYTERKDDPESLLQRSLEAEAVRDLVLTRFPDPAQAKFLVVGDWNDTRSTRPVRALQKRGDLVVGELVRAADSRGHLWTHFFRREDQYSRIDYLMVSPGLKSHVVGNRATIHDGPGTVDASDHRPVWLTLDVQPKAGR
- a CDS encoding PIN domain-containing protein, with the protein product MIPFEHIVLVDFENVPDVDFAGIEGKPVRVVLLIGTRQQRLDLALVRQIHRLNGQIELVEVGVAGRSAFDLALAYQLGLAVKEHPQAQFHIVSQAEDFEPLLRHLASRGMDVTRHVVFPSLYLPIPVRRDAPVVRLEKLIEQIRQGTVRPRKRSTLEHVIATFDGNDLTKEQVKVVLEQLIRQRVLLIDDRDKVGYP